A stretch of Desulfarculaceae bacterium DNA encodes these proteins:
- the cmk gene encoding (d)CMP kinase, giving the protein MVVTVDGPAGSGKSSVSKEAAARLGFAFLDTGALYRALALAAQRQGMDPDDREAVAAWAPGVAVEARLEGTSFTVLLDGQDVEPFIRNEAISQLASKLSALAPVRARLLELQRAAGAAGDLVAEGRDMGTVVFPDAEAKFFLTATPEARAHRRWLQLKEQGQAADEAGVLADLRQRDQRDEERALSPCVPAADAEQVDTTPYTREQVIDLLVERVKSRRKTIPA; this is encoded by the coding sequence ATGGTGGTTACGGTTGACGGCCCGGCGGGCTCGGGCAAGAGCTCGGTGAGCAAAGAGGCGGCCGCCCGCCTGGGCTTCGCCTTTTTGGACACCGGCGCGCTCTACCGCGCCCTGGCCCTGGCCGCCCAGCGCCAGGGCATGGACCCGGACGACCGGGAGGCCGTGGCCGCCTGGGCTCCGGGCGTGGCCGTGGAGGCCCGCCTGGAGGGCACGAGCTTCACCGTGCTCCTGGACGGCCAGGACGTGGAGCCCTTCATCCGCAACGAGGCCATCAGCCAGCTGGCCAGCAAGCTATCGGCCCTGGCCCCGGTGCGCGCCCGTTTGCTGGAGCTGCAAAGGGCAGCCGGGGCGGCCGGAGACCTGGTGGCCGAGGGCCGCGACATGGGCACCGTGGTCTTCCCGGACGCGGAGGCCAAGTTCTTCCTAACCGCCACGCCCGAGGCCCGGGCCCACCGCCGCTGGTTGCAGCTGAAGGAGCAGGGCCAGGCGGCCGACGAGGCCGGGGTTTTGGCCGATCTGCGTCAACGAGACCAGCGCGACGAGGAGCGGGCCCTTAGCCCCTGCGTGCCCGCGGCGGACGCGGAGCAGGTGGACACCACTCCTTACACCCGCGAGCAGGTGATCGATCTGTTGGTGGAACGGGTGAAAAGCCGACGGAAAACTATCCCCGCCTGA
- a CDS encoding pyridoxamine 5'-phosphate oxidase family protein gives MEKMLSLIRSQNLAVLATQGEGAPRASLMSYLWDDEGKTLYLISREDSRKFVNLMERPLVSLLIDDRADAQGLGGVKALSVEGEAGLLDDPAREAALKQRFAKELPHLAELANDPRARVVAVRAKTLLVLDGPTEATRLELA, from the coding sequence ATGGAAAAGATGCTCTCCCTGATCCGCTCCCAGAACCTGGCCGTGTTGGCCACCCAGGGCGAGGGCGCGCCGCGAGCCTCGTTGATGAGCTATCTCTGGGATGACGAGGGCAAGACGCTCTATTTGATAAGCCGCGAGGACTCGCGCAAGTTCGTGAACCTCATGGAGCGCCCCTTGGTGAGCCTGCTCATCGACGACCGCGCCGATGCGCAAGGTCTGGGCGGGGTCAAGGCCCTCTCGGTGGAAGGCGAGGCCGGGCTGCTGGACGACCCGGCCCGCGAGGCGGCGCTAAAACAGCGCTTTGCCAAGGAGCTGCCCCACCTGGCCGAACTGGCCAACGACCCCCGCGCCAGGGTGGTGGCGGTCAGGGCCAAGACCCTGCTGGTGCTGGACGGCCCCACCGAGGCCACCCGCCTGGAGCTGGCCTAG
- a CDS encoding histidinol-phosphate transaminase produces the protein MNRRKLPPVAPEIEALVPYKPGKPIEELERELGISGAIKLASNENPLGPSPKAVQAMADALGGLHRYPDGAGFELRSALAARYGLAQEQIVLGNGSNEIIEFLSRAFLRPGDLALAAAPSFLMYSKLVQVAGGKLKEVPLKDFRLDLTALAAAIEPRTRIVFVNNPDNPAGTAFSKAEFSAFLDRVPEGVLVVLDEAYIDFASDPEVAQGTDFLNHRVPVVVMRTFSKAYGLAGLRVGFGLGPVEVMQILHRVRQPFNSSILAQVAGTAALADEEFLQRTLEITWQGLKDFYACFEALGLEYVPSQANFVLVKIGANAPAVADELLKRGVIVRKMVSYGLPEHLRISVGLPEENQRFTKELDAILGGN, from the coding sequence GTGAACCGCAGAAAACTGCCGCCCGTGGCCCCGGAGATCGAGGCCCTGGTGCCCTACAAGCCGGGCAAGCCCATCGAGGAGCTGGAACGGGAGCTGGGCATCAGCGGGGCCATCAAGCTGGCCTCCAACGAAAACCCCCTGGGCCCCTCGCCCAAGGCCGTGCAGGCCATGGCCGACGCGCTGGGGGGGTTGCATCGCTACCCCGACGGCGCGGGCTTTGAGCTGCGCTCCGCCCTGGCCGCGCGCTACGGCCTGGCCCAGGAGCAGATCGTGTTGGGCAACGGCTCCAACGAGATCATCGAGTTTTTGAGCCGCGCTTTCCTGCGCCCCGGCGACCTGGCCCTGGCCGCCGCGCCCAGCTTTCTCATGTACTCCAAGCTGGTGCAGGTGGCCGGCGGCAAGCTCAAGGAAGTGCCGCTCAAGGACTTCCGTTTGGACCTCACTGCCCTGGCCGCGGCCATAGAGCCGCGCACCCGCATCGTGTTCGTGAACAACCCGGACAACCCGGCGGGCACCGCCTTCAGCAAGGCCGAGTTCAGCGCGTTTCTGGACCGGGTGCCCGAGGGCGTGCTGGTGGTTCTGGACGAAGCCTACATCGACTTCGCCTCCGACCCCGAGGTGGCTCAGGGCACCGACTTCCTGAACCACCGAGTTCCGGTGGTGGTGATGCGCACCTTTTCCAAGGCCTACGGCCTGGCCGGGCTCCGGGTGGGCTTCGGCCTGGGGCCGGTGGAGGTGATGCAGATTCTGCACCGGGTGCGCCAGCCTTTCAACAGCTCCATCCTGGCCCAGGTGGCGGGCACCGCCGCCTTGGCGGACGAGGAGTTTTTGCAGCGCACCCTGGAGATCACCTGGCAGGGGCTCAAGGACTTTTACGCCTGCTTCGAGGCGCTGGGCCTAGAGTACGTGCCGAGCCAGGCCAACTTCGTGCTGGTCAAGATCGGGGCCAACGCCCCGGCCGTGGCCGATGAGCTGCTCAAGCGCGGGGTGATCGTGCGCAAGATGGTCTCCTACGGCCTGCCCGAGCATTTGCGCATCAGCGTGGGCCTGCCCGAGGAGAACCAGCGCTTCACCAAGGAGCTGGACGCCATCCTGGGAGGCAACTAG
- a CDS encoding cupin domain-containing protein: protein MPEPSPPPLAARVELVHLPVSQEFATEKRFVDARGEGHLILNDATVRRVGLFTLEPGAGWRGGHVHRRKGEYIYIAGGKGRAQFYCPLSGERLELDVKAGDRLHIAPGVAHRFLAEETVTFVEMSDRAYQADDDLPAPWPED, encoded by the coding sequence ATGCCTGAGCCGTCCCCGCCGCCCCTGGCCGCGCGGGTGGAGCTGGTGCATCTGCCGGTGAGCCAAGAGTTCGCCACGGAGAAGCGCTTTGTGGACGCGCGGGGCGAGGGGCACCTGATCCTCAACGACGCCACGGTGCGGCGGGTGGGGCTGTTCACCCTGGAGCCCGGCGCGGGCTGGCGGGGCGGGCATGTGCACCGCCGCAAAGGCGAGTACATTTACATCGCCGGGGGCAAGGGCAGGGCCCAGTTTTATTGCCCGCTCAGCGGCGAGCGCCTGGAGCTGGACGTGAAGGCCGGCGACCGTTTGCACATCGCGCCCGGCGTGGCCCATCGTTTTTTGGCCGAGGAGACCGTGACCTTCGTGGAGATGAGCGACCGGGCCTATCAGGCCGATGACGACCTGCCCGCCCCCTGGCCGGAGGATTGA
- a CDS encoding IclR family transcriptional regulator encodes MPSKTGYRAPSVARALKILELVAQSNDGLGISELSRRLEISKGTVFGLCNQLESGGALSRDPESKRYGLGPLVATLARRGFAQASLRDAAAPEMTRLCTRLDESVFLGVMGRGEVLVVEARQPPEKIRISAGPGTRLPLLAGAVGKVFLASQTPDKVREYLADGLPRFTEHTVSDPEEFIEQLDQVRRQGFALEQDEFLSGIWGVAASLGVSGGMPAALYVVGFTTSLYTGRLQEVARETLAAAKRIQRALD; translated from the coding sequence ATGCCATCCAAAACCGGCTACCGGGCGCCTTCGGTGGCCAGGGCCTTGAAAATACTGGAGCTGGTGGCTCAGAGCAACGACGGCCTGGGCATCAGCGAACTTTCCCGCCGTTTGGAGATCAGCAAGGGCACCGTCTTCGGCCTGTGCAACCAGCTGGAGTCCGGCGGCGCGCTCAGCCGCGACCCGGAGAGCAAGCGCTACGGCCTGGGCCCCCTGGTGGCCACCCTGGCCCGGCGCGGCTTTGCCCAGGCCAGCCTGCGCGACGCTGCCGCCCCGGAGATGACCCGCCTGTGCACCCGCCTGGACGAGTCGGTGTTCCTGGGGGTCATGGGCCGGGGCGAGGTGCTGGTGGTGGAGGCGCGCCAGCCCCCGGAGAAGATTCGCATCTCCGCCGGGCCGGGCACCCGCCTGCCCCTGTTGGCCGGGGCGGTGGGCAAGGTATTTTTGGCCAGCCAGACCCCGGACAAGGTGCGCGAATACCTGGCCGACGGCCTGCCCCGCTTCACCGAGCACACGGTGAGCGACCCGGAGGAGTTCATCGAGCAGCTGGACCAGGTGCGCCGCCAGGGTTTCGCCCTGGAGCAGGACGAGTTCCTCAGCGGAATCTGGGGGGTGGCCGCGAGCCTGGGCGTGTCCGGGGGGATGCCCGCCGCGCTCTACGTGGTGGGCTTCACCACCTCACTCTACACCGGCCGCCTCCAGGAAGTGGCTCGGGAGACCCTGGCCGCTGCCAAGCGCATCCAAAGGGCGTTGGACTAA
- a CDS encoding integration host factor subunit beta: protein MNKSQLIEALAKAEGLTIKKAEMVVNTMFGSVEDALIIGDRVEIRGFGSFKVKDYDGYQGRNPKTGEIIDVGQKKLPFFKVGKELKERVDSVD, encoded by the coding sequence ATGAACAAGTCACAGCTCATAGAGGCGTTGGCCAAGGCCGAGGGCCTGACCATCAAAAAAGCGGAGATGGTGGTAAACACCATGTTCGGCTCGGTGGAAGACGCCCTCATTATCGGTGATCGGGTGGAAATACGCGGATTTGGCAGCTTCAAGGTCAAGGACTACGACGGCTACCAAGGACGCAACCCAAAGACGGGCGAGATCATCGACGTTGGCCAAAAGAAGCTTCCCTTCTTCAAGGTCGGTAAAGAGCTGAAGGAACGCGTGGACAGCGTGGACTAA
- the sppA gene encoding signal peptide peptidase SppA, with amino-acid sequence MKKHPLALAIGVCALIVAVFGGALFVIKPGLRPTAIFGGKVAVVPISGIITQSRPTNELLMRLRRDSSIKAIIIRAESGGGSAAASQEIYREVARTAKYKPVIGSMGGVAASGAYYLLAPCTKIVASPATLTGSIGVIINIPDAHKLMEKIGVNMQTVRAGNLKGAGMISRPLSEAERANLQEMIDQTHRQFIADVARGRHMKYDDVAKLANGGIYTGARAKQLGLVDVMGNFEDAVLLAARLGGIKGEPTLVWPEEKRSWLASLVREQVSLFVKDMMAQGGAAPGLQFLWQPAR; translated from the coding sequence ATGAAAAAGCACCCCCTGGCCCTGGCCATCGGGGTATGCGCCCTGATCGTGGCCGTGTTCGGCGGAGCCCTGTTTGTGATCAAACCGGGGCTCCGCCCCACGGCCATTTTTGGCGGCAAGGTGGCCGTGGTGCCCATCAGCGGCATCATCACCCAGTCGCGCCCCACCAACGAGCTTCTGATGCGCCTGAGGCGCGACAGCTCCATCAAGGCCATCATCATACGGGCCGAGTCCGGCGGCGGCAGCGCCGCGGCCAGCCAGGAGATCTACCGCGAGGTGGCCCGCACCGCCAAGTACAAGCCGGTGATCGGCTCCATGGGCGGGGTGGCCGCCAGCGGCGCCTATTATCTGCTGGCCCCTTGCACCAAGATCGTGGCCTCGCCCGCCACCCTCACCGGCTCCATCGGGGTGATCATCAATATCCCCGACGCCCACAAGCTCATGGAGAAGATCGGGGTGAACATGCAGACGGTGCGCGCGGGCAACCTGAAGGGCGCGGGCATGATCTCGCGGCCGCTGAGCGAGGCCGAGCGGGCCAACCTGCAAGAGATGATCGACCAGACCCACCGCCAGTTCATCGCCGACGTGGCCCGGGGCCGCCACATGAAATACGACGACGTGGCCAAGCTGGCCAACGGCGGCATCTACACCGGGGCCCGGGCCAAGCAGCTGGGCCTGGTGGACGTGATGGGCAACTTCGAGGACGCGGTGCTCCTGGCCGCGCGCCTGGGCGGCATCAAGGGAGAGCCCACGTTGGTCTGGCCCGAGGAGAAGCGCTCCTGGCTGGCCAGCCTGGTGCGCGAGCAGGTGAGCCTGTTCGTCAAGGATATGATGGCCCAAGGCGGGGCCGCTCCGGGGCTCCAGTTCCTCTGGCAGCCCGCCCGTTAG
- a CDS encoding 30S ribosomal protein S1, whose translation MADNDLTKDQVAEEAAGAAEQTTETEPAPEAEPASMEGDLTPEELEKAYELSMNEIQEGEVARGTIVAVENDYVVVDIGYKSEGQIDINEFRDPEGEIKADVGMEVDVLLERAEDEDGTIILSKEKAAKIKVWDEISRVYGDDGVIHGTIVGRVKGGMSVDIGVNAFLPGSQVDLRPVRNLDSLIGQEFDFKILKFNKKRSNIVLSRRVLLEEERESKKSETLKVLEEGQVMEGVVKNITDYGVFVDLGGIDGLLHITDMSWGRVGHPSEMFNIGDEITVKILSFDRERERVSLGLKQLKSDPWTDAADRYPVGTRIVGKVVSLADYGAFVEVEEGIEGLIHVSEMSWTRKVRHPSKIVNVGDNVEAVVLSISPDQKRISLGMKQVEPNPWDVIAEKYPVGTTIEGRIKNITDFGLFIGIDEGIDGLVHISDISWTKRIKHPGELYKKGDEVQAIVLNIDRENERFSLGIKQLEGDPWEEIPTKYQVGTRVQGVITNVTDFGLFVELEEGVEGLVHVSEISEEKIKTPVGMYNVGDTIDAKVVSVNRRERKIGLSMRRLDEEADRQVYSEYVNSTQAATSNLGALLKEGLAQKETGEDQVEVDSEATSAEDQEDK comes from the coding sequence ATGGCCGATAACGATCTTACCAAGGACCAGGTGGCCGAAGAGGCCGCCGGGGCCGCCGAGCAAACCACCGAAACCGAACCCGCCCCCGAGGCCGAGCCGGCAAGCATGGAAGGGGACCTCACCCCCGAGGAGCTGGAAAAGGCCTACGAACTGTCAATGAACGAAATCCAGGAGGGCGAGGTCGCCCGGGGCACCATCGTGGCGGTGGAAAACGACTACGTGGTGGTTGATATCGGCTACAAGTCCGAGGGTCAGATCGACATCAACGAGTTCCGTGACCCGGAAGGCGAGATCAAGGCCGACGTGGGCATGGAGGTGGATGTTCTGCTGGAGCGGGCCGAGGACGAGGACGGCACCATCATCCTGTCCAAGGAAAAGGCCGCCAAGATCAAGGTGTGGGACGAGATCAGCCGGGTCTACGGCGACGACGGCGTGATCCACGGCACCATCGTGGGCCGCGTCAAGGGCGGCATGAGCGTCGACATCGGCGTGAACGCCTTCCTGCCCGGCAGCCAGGTGGATCTGCGCCCCGTGCGCAACCTGGACAGCCTCATCGGCCAGGAATTCGACTTCAAGATCCTCAAGTTCAATAAGAAGCGCTCCAACATCGTCCTGTCCCGCCGCGTGCTGCTCGAAGAGGAGCGCGAGAGCAAGAAGTCCGAGACCCTCAAGGTCTTGGAAGAGGGCCAGGTCATGGAGGGCGTGGTCAAGAACATCACCGACTACGGCGTGTTCGTGGACCTGGGCGGCATCGACGGCCTGCTGCACATCACCGACATGAGCTGGGGCCGGGTGGGCCACCCCTCGGAGATGTTCAACATCGGCGACGAGATCACCGTGAAGATCCTCTCCTTCGACCGCGAGCGCGAGCGGGTCAGCTTGGGCCTCAAGCAGCTCAAGTCCGACCCCTGGACCGACGCGGCCGACCGCTACCCCGTGGGCACCCGCATCGTGGGCAAGGTGGTGAGCCTAGCCGACTACGGCGCATTCGTGGAGGTGGAGGAGGGCATCGAGGGCCTGATCCACGTATCCGAGATGAGCTGGACCCGCAAGGTTCGCCATCCCTCCAAGATCGTCAACGTGGGCGACAACGTGGAGGCGGTGGTGCTCTCCATCAGCCCGGACCAGAAGCGCATCAGCCTGGGCATGAAGCAAGTCGAGCCCAACCCCTGGGACGTCATCGCCGAGAAGTACCCCGTGGGCACCACCATCGAGGGCCGCATCAAGAACATCACCGACTTCGGCCTGTTCATCGGCATCGACGAGGGCATCGACGGTCTGGTGCACATCTCCGACATCTCCTGGACCAAGCGCATCAAGCACCCCGGCGAGCTCTATAAGAAGGGCGACGAGGTGCAGGCCATCGTCCTCAACATCGACCGCGAGAACGAGCGCTTCTCCCTGGGCATCAAGCAGCTCGAGGGCGACCCCTGGGAGGAGATCCCCACCAAGTATCAGGTGGGCACCCGGGTGCAGGGCGTCATCACCAACGTCACCGACTTCGGCCTGTTCGTGGAGCTGGAGGAGGGCGTCGAGGGGCTGGTGCACGTCAGCGAGATCAGCGAAGAGAAGATCAAGACTCCGGTGGGCATGTACAACGTTGGCGACACCATCGACGCCAAGGTGGTCAGCGTCAACCGCCGCGAGCGCAAGATCGGCCTGAGCATGCGCCGCCTGGACGAGGAAGCCGACCGTCAGGTGTACAGCGAGTACGTGAACTCCACCCAGGCCGCCACCAGCAACCTGGGCGCCCTGCTCAAGGAGGGCCTGGCCCAGAAGGAAACCGGCGAGGACCAAGTGGAGGTGGACTCCGAAGCCACCTCGGCCGAGGACCAAGAGGATAAGTAA
- a CDS encoding glycosyltransferase, translated as MSMEPNQTSGPEDQARLKYNQERREFWSRVAAQPGEGPAGHRLYAGHLARAYGQLISPGQKVLEIGCAQGDLLAALKPSVGVGIDFCPEMIAQARQRHPEHTFLCADAHSLELDGVSFDYIILSDLVNELWDVQEVLEALRPLCTPRTRLIMNFYSRLWAAPLALARALGLARPSLPQNWFTTPDAENLLALAGFESFRSWRAILWPLPGSLPHWLFNRVLARIWPFKHLDLANFILARPAPEGPPAEEPVVSVIIPARNESGNIEALMRRTPEMGAGTEIIFVEGNSTDDTWEVIQRVVAEHPERNAKAMQQTGKGKGDAVRLGFEQASGGVLMILDADISVPPESLTRFYEALISGKGEYINGVRLVYPMEDQAMRPLNFLGNKFFSLAFSWCLEQPIKDTLCGTKVMTKRDYEVIAANRAYFGEFDPFGDFDLIFGAAKQNMKMVDLPIRYRERTYGSTNISRWSHGWLLLKMLWVGLKKLKFT; from the coding sequence ATGTCCATGGAGCCCAACCAGACCTCCGGCCCGGAAGACCAGGCCCGGCTGAAATACAACCAGGAGCGCCGCGAGTTCTGGAGCCGCGTGGCCGCCCAGCCCGGCGAAGGCCCGGCGGGCCACCGCTTGTACGCCGGGCACCTGGCCCGCGCCTACGGCCAGCTCATCAGCCCCGGCCAGAAGGTGCTGGAGATAGGCTGCGCCCAAGGCGACCTCTTGGCCGCGCTCAAACCCTCGGTGGGGGTGGGCATCGACTTCTGCCCGGAGATGATCGCCCAGGCGCGCCAGCGCCACCCGGAGCACACCTTCCTCTGCGCCGACGCCCACTCCCTGGAGCTGGACGGGGTTAGCTTCGACTACATCATCCTCTCGGACCTGGTCAACGAGCTATGGGACGTGCAGGAGGTGCTGGAGGCGCTGAGGCCCCTGTGCACCCCGCGCACCCGGCTGATCATGAACTTCTACTCGCGGCTCTGGGCCGCTCCCCTGGCCCTCGCCCGCGCCCTGGGCCTGGCCCGGCCCAGCCTGCCGCAAAACTGGTTCACCACCCCCGACGCGGAGAACCTGTTGGCCCTGGCTGGTTTCGAATCCTTCCGCTCCTGGCGGGCCATCCTGTGGCCCCTGCCCGGCTCGCTGCCCCACTGGCTGTTCAACCGGGTCCTGGCCCGGATCTGGCCCTTCAAGCACCTGGACCTGGCCAACTTCATCCTGGCCCGGCCCGCCCCGGAGGGCCCGCCCGCCGAAGAGCCGGTGGTCTCGGTGATCATCCCGGCGCGCAACGAGTCGGGCAACATCGAGGCGCTCATGCGCCGCACCCCGGAGATGGGCGCGGGCACGGAGATCATCTTCGTGGAGGGCAACAGCACCGACGACACCTGGGAGGTGATCCAGCGGGTGGTTGCCGAGCATCCGGAGCGCAACGCCAAAGCCATGCAGCAGACCGGCAAGGGCAAGGGCGACGCGGTGCGCCTGGGCTTCGAGCAGGCCAGCGGCGGGGTGCTGATGATCCTGGACGCGGACATCTCGGTGCCCCCGGAGTCGCTCACCCGCTTCTACGAAGCGCTGATCAGCGGCAAGGGCGAGTACATCAACGGGGTGCGCCTGGTCTATCCCATGGAGGATCAGGCCATGCGGCCCTTGAACTTCCTGGGCAACAAGTTCTTCAGCCTGGCCTTCTCCTGGTGCCTGGAGCAGCCCATCAAGGACACCCTGTGCGGCACCAAGGTGATGACCAAGCGCGACTACGAGGTCATCGCGGCCAACCGGGCCTACTTCGGGGAGTTCGACCCCTTCGGCGACTTCGACCTGATCTTCGGGGCGGCCAAGCAAAACATGAAGATGGTGGATCTGCCCATCCGCTACCGCGAGCGCACCTACGGCAGCACCAACATCTCCCGCTGGAGCCATGGCTGGCTGCTGCTGAAGATGCTCTGGGTGGGCCTCAAGAAACTCAAGTTCACCTAA
- a CDS encoding SPOR domain-containing protein, whose protein sequence is MSSLLLVVLLAGSVIYLAGGLFYLYRYTQARRSRPSQARMWEELRRRAAWLNGVGVILLAGFVFSAWWSVPGHDIPGVPNPFDSGRAPAARMAAPAPGLPAPQSMVSGIVPSLIETTSTTSTTDTTSTETTGTESTTSTETTTSAATSSTTSTTETTTTQAAAVPAQADKAPAPGSWTVCAASFRKAAMAEDYAARLVKDGLPARVNRVDLGQRGVWHRVCVGVFPGLEQARRQYKDWEKQGLISDAFLLPLR, encoded by the coding sequence ATGTCGTCTTTACTTTTGGTGGTTCTGCTGGCGGGGTCGGTGATCTACCTGGCCGGCGGCCTGTTCTACCTCTACCGCTACACCCAGGCCAGGCGCAGCCGCCCCAGCCAGGCCCGGATGTGGGAGGAGCTGCGCCGCCGCGCCGCCTGGTTGAACGGGGTGGGTGTCATTCTCCTGGCGGGCTTCGTGTTCTCTGCCTGGTGGTCCGTGCCGGGCCACGACATTCCCGGCGTGCCCAATCCCTTTGACTCCGGCCGCGCCCCGGCCGCGCGCATGGCGGCCCCGGCTCCCGGCCTGCCCGCGCCCCAGTCCATGGTGTCGGGCATCGTGCCCAGTCTGATCGAGACCACCAGCACGACCAGCACCACCGACACCACGAGCACCGAAACCACCGGCACGGAAAGCACCACCAGCACCGAGACCACCACCAGCGCGGCCACCAGCAGCACTACCTCCACCACCGAGACCACCACCACGCAGGCCGCGGCCGTCCCGGCCCAGGCCGACAAGGCCCCGGCCCCGGGCTCCTGGACCGTGTGCGCGGCCAGCTTCCGCAAGGCGGCCATGGCCGAGGACTACGCCGCCCGCCTGGTGAAGGACGGCCTGCCCGCCCGGGTGAACCGGGTGGACCTGGGTCAGCGGGGCGTGTGGCACCGGGTGTGCGTGGGGGTGTTCCCCGGCCTGGAGCAAGCGCGGCGCCAGTACAAGGATTGGGAGAAACAGGGCCTGATTTCAGACGCCTTCCTGCTACCCTTGCGCTGA